A genomic region of Lachnoclostridium edouardi contains the following coding sequences:
- a CDS encoding tRNA (adenine(22)-N(1))-methyltransferase: MKLSHRLETIASFVPKGSIVADIGTDHGYIPIWLLQQKIAVKAIAMDVGEGPLKRAREHIVLYGLEDLIETRLSNGLSGLYPKEADTVVIAGMGGELIIKILTEGKHMWPSVKRWILSPQSEIHKVRRFLRTHGFCEEEEAFLFDEGKYYTVIAAGPWKGEEAVAENTETKTVYDLYGEILIKQKNPVLLEYLEKEKVKKLSILEKMKDSTGSSRIFSLKEEIKQIQEAEYEMQ, translated from the coding sequence ATGAAATTGTCACATAGATTAGAAACAATTGCTTCCTTTGTTCCCAAGGGAAGCATTGTTGCTGATATCGGCACTGACCACGGCTACATTCCTATATGGCTGCTGCAGCAGAAAATCGCTGTAAAGGCGATTGCCATGGACGTAGGGGAGGGGCCGCTAAAACGGGCCAGGGAACATATTGTTTTGTATGGACTGGAGGACTTAATTGAAACCAGGCTTAGCAACGGACTTTCAGGACTTTACCCAAAGGAAGCAGATACTGTGGTCATTGCAGGCATGGGAGGGGAACTGATCATAAAAATACTGACAGAGGGAAAGCATATGTGGCCGTCTGTAAAACGATGGATTTTATCTCCCCAGTCGGAAATACATAAGGTGAGACGGTTTTTAAGAACACACGGTTTTTGTGAGGAGGAAGAAGCCTTTCTCTTTGACGAGGGAAAATACTACACAGTGATTGCCGCCGGTCCCTGGAAGGGGGAGGAGGCAGTGGCAGAGAACACAGAGACAAAGACTGTTTACGATCTTTACGGAGAAATTTTAATTAAACAGAAAAATCCTGTGCTTTTAGAATATTTAGAAAAAGAAAAAGTAAAGAAGTTAAGTATACTGGAAAAGATGAAAGACAGTACAGGAAGCAGCAGGATTTTCAGTCTAAAAGAAGAAATTAAACAGATCCAGGAGGCAGAATATGAAATGCAGTAA
- a CDS encoding Nif3-like dinuclear metal center hexameric protein, whose product MKCSNIIEKLEELCPLSCACEWDNPGLLAGRQHKEVKKVLLALDATDQVVEEAIRQQADMLITHHPLIFKPLKKVNDQDFISRRILKLIQSDISYYAMHTNFDSAPGCMGDGAAKKLGLTDVRPLEPMGIMEKTGIPFGIGVVGMLPQVMTVSEAAGFVKQQFGLPFVTVYGEDEIKGKQQLAAVCPGSGGSVINNALEAGAKILVTGDISHHQGIDSAACQMAVIDAGHYGLEYIFMDMIKSYLENQFQGQLEISCMPVSFPAKMV is encoded by the coding sequence ATGAAATGCAGTAACATTATAGAAAAGCTGGAGGAGCTGTGTCCTCTTTCCTGCGCCTGTGAATGGGATAACCCAGGGCTTTTAGCAGGCAGACAGCACAAGGAAGTGAAAAAAGTTCTCCTGGCTTTAGACGCCACAGATCAGGTGGTGGAGGAAGCCATCAGGCAGCAGGCAGATATGCTGATTACTCATCATCCCTTGATTTTTAAGCCTTTAAAAAAGGTGAATGATCAGGATTTTATCAGCAGAAGAATTTTAAAGCTGATACAAAGTGATATTTCTTATTATGCTATGCATACGAATTTTGACAGCGCTCCAGGCTGTATGGGAGACGGGGCGGCAAAAAAATTAGGTTTGACAGATGTGCGCCCTTTAGAGCCTATGGGAATTATGGAAAAAACAGGTATTCCTTTTGGAATTGGAGTTGTGGGAATGCTGCCTCAGGTTATGACGGTGTCAGAGGCGGCAGGCTTTGTAAAACAGCAGTTCGGCCTGCCTTTTGTCACTGTGTACGGTGAAGATGAAATAAAGGGAAAACAGCAGCTGGCGGCCGTGTGTCCCGGCTCAGGGGGAAGCGTTATAAACAATGCCCTGGAAGCAGGAGCGAAAATTCTGGTGACAGGAGATATCAGCCATCACCAGGGAATTGACAGCGCAGCCTGCCAGATGGCTGTAATTGACGCAGGCCACTATGGACTTGAGTATATTTTTATGGATATGATAAAATCTTATTTAGAAAATCAGTTTCAGGGGCAGCTGGAAATTAGCTGTATGCCTGTAAGTTTTCCGGCGAAAATGGTTTAG
- a CDS encoding nucleoside kinase, whose protein sequence is MAVKVTVEGEQRVYGDHERLLTAARDYQSRYDSDILLAKVDGKLRELQKEIIDGTNITFVTGKEKPGIQTYERSATLLMLKAFYDVAGKENVDKVKIEFSLGQGFFVSARGRFTLDQAMVEKIKERMKELVKKRLPIEKKNVHTDQAIEAFHKYGMYDKEKLFKYRRVSRVNLYCLGGFEDYYYGYMVPDTGYLRYFDLVPYEAGFMLMLPRFGSPTEVPEFVPLKKLYCTLMESTEWGEKRGISCTGDLNEEISKKGCNEMILIQEAFQEKKIAELAQAIAEQPDKKIVMIAGPSSSGKTTFSRRLSIQLQALGLTPHPVSVDDYFVNREDSPRDENGNYDYEALECIDLPVLNRDMTELLQGKRIELPRYNFKTGRREYRGEYLTMGKSDILVMEGIHCLNHKLTYDMPRDNQFKIYISALTTLNIDEHNRVSTTDGRLLRRMVRDARTRGNSALDTIRMWPSVRRGEEKHIFPFQEEADAMFNSSLLYELAVLKQYAEPLLFGIPRDCPEYLEAKRLLKFLDYFLGIDSRDVPNNSLLREFIGGSCFNV, encoded by the coding sequence ATGGCTGTAAAAGTAACAGTAGAAGGAGAACAAAGAGTTTATGGAGATCACGAAAGGCTTTTAACTGCTGCCAGAGATTATCAAAGCAGGTATGATTCAGATATTCTGCTGGCAAAGGTAGACGGAAAGCTGCGGGAGCTTCAAAAAGAAATCATAGACGGAACGAATATTACCTTTGTTACTGGAAAGGAAAAGCCGGGCATACAGACATACGAGAGAAGCGCCACCTTGCTGATGCTGAAGGCCTTTTATGACGTGGCCGGAAAAGAAAACGTAGATAAGGTAAAAATTGAATTTTCTCTGGGACAGGGATTTTTTGTCAGCGCCAGAGGCAGGTTTACATTAGATCAGGCTATGGTGGAAAAAATAAAGGAAAGAATGAAGGAGCTGGTTAAAAAACGTTTGCCTATTGAAAAGAAAAACGTGCACACAGACCAGGCCATTGAAGCTTTCCACAAATACGGAATGTACGACAAGGAAAAGCTGTTTAAATACCGGAGAGTTTCCAGAGTGAATTTATATTGTCTGGGTGGATTTGAAGATTATTATTACGGGTACATGGTGCCGGACACAGGGTATTTAAGGTATTTTGACCTGGTGCCCTATGAAGCCGGATTTATGCTGATGCTGCCCAGATTCGGCTCTCCAACAGAGGTGCCGGAATTTGTGCCTTTGAAAAAGCTTTATTGCACCTTAATGGAATCTACAGAATGGGGAGAAAAAAGAGGAATCTCCTGCACCGGCGATTTAAATGAAGAAATCTCTAAAAAAGGCTGCAATGAAATGATATTGATTCAGGAGGCTTTTCAGGAGAAAAAAATTGCGGAGCTGGCCCAGGCGATTGCAGAGCAGCCGGATAAAAAAATTGTGATGATCGCAGGCCCCTCTTCCTCCGGGAAAACTACATTTTCCAGAAGGCTGTCCATACAGCTTCAGGCCTTAGGATTAACGCCTCATCCCGTGTCTGTGGACGACTATTTTGTAAATCGGGAAGACAGCCCCAGAGATGAAAATGGAAATTATGATTATGAAGCCTTAGAATGTATCGACCTGCCGGTGTTAAACAGGGACATGACGGAGCTGTTACAGGGAAAGAGAATCGAGCTTCCCAGATATAATTTTAAAACAGGCAGAAGAGAGTACAGAGGAGAATATTTGACTATGGGCAAATCAGATATTCTGGTAATGGAGGGAATCCACTGCTTAAATCACAAGCTGACCTACGATATGCCCAGGGATAATCAATTTAAAATTTATATCAGCGCTTTGACTACATTAAATATAGACGAGCACAACCGTGTTTCCACCACAGACGGACGCCTTTTAAGACGTATGGTGCGGGACGCCAGAACAAGAGGAAATTCGGCCTTAGATACAATAAGAATGTGGCCCTCTGTCAGAAGAGGGGAGGAGAAGCACATTTTTCCTTTCCAGGAGGAGGCGGACGCTATGTTTAATTCCTCCCTGCTGTATGAGCTGGCTGTGCTGAAGCAGTATGCAGAGCCCTTGCTGTTTGGAATTCCAAGAGACTGTCCGGAATACTTAGAGGCCAAACGTCTGCTTAAATTCCTGGACTATTTTCTGGGCATTGACAGCAGAGACGTGCCCAACAACTCTCTGCTGAGAGAATTTATTGGCGGCAGCTGTTTTAATGTGTAG
- a CDS encoding type II toxin-antitoxin system RelB/DinJ family antitoxin, protein MAEQALVQARMDKELRDEVADIYEALGLDIPTAIRMFFTRTKMVRGIPFDTTLPEKMITRTEAAGIFNDLRMEASDVPEMSLKEINDEIAEVRMERKG, encoded by the coding sequence ATGGCTGAACAGGCATTAGTGCAGGCACGTATGGATAAAGAACTGAGAGACGAGGTTGCGGATATATATGAAGCGTTGGGACTGGATATTCCAACAGCTATCCGCATGTTTTTTACACGTACAAAAATGGTAAGAGGAATTCCCTTTGATACAACGCTTCCAGAAAAGATGATCACAAGGACAGAAGCAGCCGGGATTTTTAATGACTTGCGGATGGAAGCTTCTGATGTGCCAGAAATGTCATTGAAGGAGATTAATGATGAGATTGCGGAGGTGAGGATGGAAAGAAAGGGATGA
- a CDS encoding ABC transporter permease, whose protein sequence is MKTYVKKRVAVAAVSLLAVLLLLFLLMDFLPGTPFNDEKLGAAQIAVLKAEYGLDKPVVIRFFNYIGHMITGDFGLSYSIGKNMPVGELIADRFWLSLKIGGLAVTAGMGIGLLIGVGAALKKNKAADWIVGAITVLGVSMPSYVAALAFSYVLGFRMKWFPILYRPGQPGFSAVLPAAALSLPMAAAVARTVRAEMIEILESDYMMFAVSRGIPFRRRIWVHGLKNVMVPVIAVASPLAAVIMTGSLAVEKVFSIPGAGSLMVNAIQSNDYNVTAALAFLYSLLYIGFSLVSDLLFQWLNPRIRFCQEEK, encoded by the coding sequence ATGAAAACATATGTAAAAAAAAGGGTGGCTGTGGCGGCAGTCTCCCTTTTAGCAGTTTTATTGCTGCTGTTTTTGTTAATGGATTTTCTGCCGGGAACGCCTTTTAATGATGAAAAGCTGGGGGCAGCTCAAATTGCTGTTCTAAAAGCAGAGTACGGTCTTGACAAACCGGTTGTTATACGTTTTTTTAATTATATAGGTCATATGATTACAGGCGATTTTGGCCTGTCTTATTCTATTGGGAAAAATATGCCGGTGGGAGAGCTGATTGCAGACAGGTTTTGGCTGTCCTTAAAGATCGGAGGCCTGGCTGTGACGGCGGGAATGGGAATTGGATTACTAATAGGAGTGGGGGCGGCTCTTAAAAAAAATAAGGCTGCAGACTGGATTGTGGGGGCAATTACTGTTTTAGGCGTCAGTATGCCCTCTTATGTGGCGGCTTTGGCTTTTTCTTACGTGCTAGGCTTCAGAATGAAATGGTTTCCTATTTTATACCGTCCGGGCCAGCCTGGGTTTTCGGCAGTTCTGCCGGCGGCAGCATTATCCCTTCCTATGGCTGCGGCTGTGGCCAGAACGGTCAGGGCTGAGATGATAGAGATTTTAGAATCAGATTACATGATGTTTGCCGTTAGCAGAGGAATTCCGTTTAGGCGGCGCATCTGGGTTCACGGATTAAAAAATGTAATGGTCCCGGTGATTGCAGTTGCCTCTCCTTTGGCTGCAGTGATTATGACAGGTTCTCTGGCAGTGGAAAAGGTATTTTCCATTCCAGGGGCAGGCAGCTTAATGGTAAACGCCATACAGTCTAATGACTATAATGTGACAGCGGCGTTGGCATTTTTGTACAGCCTTCTCTATATTGGGTTTTCTCTTGTCTCAGATCTTTTATTTCAGTGGCTGAATCCCAGAATCAGATTTTGTCAGGAGGAAAAATAA
- a CDS encoding ABC transporter permease has translation MKKEKAGIIILLAICFLAWAGPVFSGRTAWEQNLDMQSMAPRVPGIEKLGILDGHETVVTSAGTMKRNRYKESEEGKNTYYWFGTDVLGRDIFTRTWEGARISLTVALLAVAADVLLGLAYGAVSGYLGGRIDFVMQRIVEIINGIPNLVIATILIVVLRPGIPSVMLSIGLTGWINMSRTARAKIMEVKNMDYVLAAKTQGAGTRWLITKEILPNIGGQLAVAALVSVPNAIFMEAFLAFMGLGIPAPAASLGTMIYDGFLVFTIHPYMAAAPVIVLAFIMAGFQLTAEGIRDKLDSRTAL, from the coding sequence ATGAAAAAAGAAAAGGCGGGGATTATCATTCTTCTGGCAATCTGTTTTTTGGCGTGGGCAGGGCCTGTTTTTAGCGGAAGGACTGCCTGGGAGCAGAATCTGGACATGCAGTCTATGGCGCCCAGAGTTCCAGGCATAGAAAAGCTGGGGATTCTGGACGGACATGAGACAGTAGTCACCTCCGCAGGAACTATGAAAAGGAACAGATACAAGGAGTCGGAGGAAGGAAAAAATACATATTACTGGTTTGGCACTGACGTGCTGGGGAGAGACATTTTTACAAGAACATGGGAGGGAGCCAGAATTTCTCTGACAGTGGCCCTTCTGGCTGTGGCGGCTGATGTTTTATTAGGCCTTGCATATGGAGCTGTCAGCGGCTATCTGGGAGGCAGAATAGATTTTGTTATGCAGAGAATTGTGGAAATTATAAATGGTATTCCCAACTTGGTAATTGCTACAATACTTATTGTAGTTTTAAGGCCTGGAATCCCTTCCGTTATGCTTTCCATAGGCCTTACAGGATGGATAAATATGAGCAGAACTGCCAGGGCTAAAATTATGGAAGTGAAAAATATGGATTATGTTTTGGCGGCTAAAACTCAGGGAGCAGGAACCAGATGGCTGATTACAAAAGAAATTCTGCCTAATATTGGTGGCCAGCTGGCTGTGGCGGCTTTAGTTTCCGTGCCAAATGCGATTTTTATGGAGGCATTTCTGGCTTTTATGGGGTTGGGGATTCCGGCTCCGGCCGCCTCCCTGGGAACTATGATTTACGACGGGTTTTTAGTATTTACAATTCACCCTTATATGGCGGCGGCGCCAGTGATTGTTTTGGCCTTTATTATGGCCGGATTCCAGCTGACGGCAGAAGGCATAAGGGACAAGCTGGATTCCAGAACAGCTTTATAA